The genomic window CAATTCCTGTGCTTAATGCCACCAGAGTATCCATATTTGCTGAACGGTGTCTAGCTTGTTTCAAGGCGTTTGTAAAAAAATCTCTTCCAAAGTAAAATACCACAGGTGTGGAAAGCGCCCACATGAAAAGATTGGCAAAGGACCAATCCATAAAGAACATTCCAATGATAAATACAGGCAATGAAAGTAGAGCAGACCAAATCGTTTTTATCCTAAGTTCCTTAAATTTTCTTTCTCGGATAGATTCCAGTGTTTCCAAACCATCATCTTTAGAATCCATCATCAAATCATATCCTATTGATTGTACTGCTTTCTGTAGCTTGTCAGTGTCTGTTACATGAGGTAAATACTCAACAGTAAGCTCATTGTTTGCAAAATTTACGGATGCATAAACAACGCCTTGTTGTTGTTTTACAATGTTTTCTGTACTGACCGCACAGGAAGCACAGCTCATACCCAACACCGGAAGAGCTTTCTTTACGGTTGAAACCCCATAACCCAGATTCCTGATAGACCGAACTATTTCACTTATTACTTCCGGAAAATCAGTCGTAATCACTGCCATTTGGTTGTTCAACTCCACTTTGTGGGTTTTGACTCCCTTCACTTGTGACAAAGCTTTATCGACAATGAATGCGCAATGTTCGCTGTCAACTCCTTCCAGAGGAATATAGATCAAACTATTTAATTTATTTTCTGCCATTTCCATTCAGTCTTATTGACATTGCAAAATTGGAAATGTTTCATGAATTATTCTTTGTGAAATTCTGTATTTGATTTGTACTATTTACACTTTATCCAATGGCTTTCTTCTATCTCCTCCCAATTGCTTAAAATGACTTGGCGTTAATCCTGTAACTTTTTTAAATTGATTGCTCAAATAAGCAACGCTAGAATAATTCAATCGAAAAGCTATTTCACTCAATGACAATTCATCATATACCAACAGTTCTTTAATTCTTTCAATTTTTTGAGCGATAAAATATTTTTCAATTGTTGTTCCTTCGACTTCTGAAAAAAGATTGGATAAATAATTGTAATCATGATGCAATTCCCGGCTCAACAGAGCTGAAAGATTCTCTCTAATGTCGTTATCCTGCTTGTGCACCAAGTCGATAATTCTATTCTTTATTCTTTCGATAATGCGACTTTTCTTATCGTCTATCAATTCAAATCCAAATGATTGTAAATGCCTGTTGATAATAGATTTTTGATAATCTTCCAAATTTTCATGGATCTCAACTTCACCTAATACCAAACTCAGTGGAGTAAAGCCAAGTTTTTCAAGTTCGCTTTTTACTACCATAATGCAGCGATTACAAACCATATTTTTAATATAAATTTTCATCCTTATCTTCAAAAATAT from Saprospiraceae bacterium includes these protein-coding regions:
- a CDS encoding helix-turn-helix transcriptional regulator gives rise to the protein MKIYIKNMVCNRCIMVVKSELEKLGFTPLSLVLGEVEIHENLEDYQKSIINRHLQSFGFELIDDKKSRIIERIKNRIIDLVHKQDNDIRENLSALLSRELHHDYNYLSNLFSEVEGTTIEKYFIAQKIERIKELLVYDELSLSEIAFRLNYSSVAYLSNQFKKVTGLTPSHFKQLGGDRRKPLDKV